In Aedes albopictus strain Foshan chromosome 3, AalbF5, whole genome shotgun sequence, the following are encoded in one genomic region:
- the LOC134289489 gene encoding uncharacterized protein LOC134289489, which yields MLFIINSLCVVNFFLSTFSPILAFSAFSMPGGKYVRVRPYVDNDYDDVEEKDSENESVVSDESEGELEGFQSDGLKALPKRVSKRTEKRVSQKHRREKRGEQSWLDRLERGQEWHVRDTSPPPWLRPQNVLTQSSSHQETSASSQTKTDNIGGIRWDIRPFPQGIPTSKLWTEWCRFKSNFDIATDLNNVSANKRAKLLYLLMGDQLQGLINAAKLCPSFDDPQCYPTLTQNIGTYLRSLVDTTAEHEEFTRLKQEPGESVVTFYARVVGKAGMCGYGNDENRFIRSQILQGMSNRDVANAARTYNHDTQTIVQAATRAEAFNINAGPSKPEARSEDIMHVASTPRYQQAGQKRTSSSGWNSEDRSRANGPPNKRKDYQGRFVGKHNRCFRCDRPKHNGKPCPALYRNCNTCNERGHFSVTCRKKRLNNLGFSREVEEPVKDEQLINSLSLSDVLVNCCVGSSEPISFLIDSGADANVIGGKDWECLETQVKNGSVHLEFADRTVYPHLKAYAADQPMAVTKIFWAKIEVKGCSKPVVRAKFLVIPKGGRSLLAEMAFHLPKTAWETIALDFNGPYAKFGGVYILVVVDYRSRYIIARPVKSTSFEQTKRVLDDIFEREGFPESMKSDNGPPFNGDDYSQFCNERGIKAIFSTPHFPQQNGMVENYMKIINKAMAVAVSTGSNYNEELQAAIQAHNAASHTVTKVAPEEIMRGRRIKRGLPLFNRDRPDHDDDALNERDREMKLKAKEREDIRRGARKCQLMPGDTVIVERLTRTKGDSRFGTQRYTVMQQNNGNLVLSDDEGRTIKRHVSQTKKVFEWRSRPANKDTLPWEHKDGNPVQRAARNRKAPSHLQDYVCMVEDN from the exons ATGCTATTTATCATAAATAGCCTATGTGTGGTTAACTTTTTCCTTTCCACTTTTTCTCCTATTCTGGCATTTTCAGCATTCAGTATGCCAGGCGGCAAATACGTACGAGTCAGACCCTATGTTGACAATGACTATGATGATGTTGAAGAAAAAGACTCAGAGAACGAGTCCGTTGTGTCCGATGAAAGTGAAGGAGAGCTAGAGGGATTTCAATCAGACGGTTTAAAAGCATTGCCGAAAAGAGTTTCCAAACGGACAGAGAAACGTGTTTCTCAGAAACACAGAAGAGAGAAGCGGGGCGAGCAAAGTTGGCTTGATAGACTGGAACGTGGACAAGAGTGGCATGTGCGTGATACATCACCTCCGCCATGGCTCCGCCCGCAGAACGTACTAACACAGAGCTCGAGCCACCAGGAAACCAGCGCTTCTTCTCAGACCAAGACAGATAACATTGGGGGCATACGTTGGGATATCCGTCCTTTTCCACAGGGCATTCCCACCAGTAAGTTGTGGACTGAATGGTGTCGGTTCAAATCGAATTTTGACATTGCAACAGATTTGAACAATGTGAGTGCCAATAAACGAGCGAAATTGTTATACCTTCTTATGGGCGATCAACTACAGGGCCTAATCAATGCTGCAAAACTCTGTCCAAGTTTCGATGATCCACAATGCTACCCAACTCTAACGCAGAATATTGGCACATATCTACGATCTCTGGTTGATACGACAGCCGAACATGAAGAGTTTACTCGCCTCAAACAGGAGCCGGGTGAGTCTGTGGTAACATTCTACGCAAGAGTGGTAGGGAAAGCTGGCATGTGCGGGTATGGCAATGATGAGAACAGGTTCATCCGTTCTCAAATACTACAGGGAATGAGCAACCGAGATGTCGCCAATGCAGCGAGAACGTACAACCATGATACCCAAACTATCGTTCAAGCAGCCACTCGAGCTGAGGCATTCAATATCAATGCTGGCCCTTCCAAGCCGGAGGCAAGGTCGGAGGATATAATGCACGTTGCAAGTACACCGCGTTATCAGCAAGCAGGGCAGAAAAGAACATCGTCAAGCGGATGGAACTCGGAAGATCGGAGTCGCGCAAATGGGCCACCGAACAAGCGTAAAGACTACCAAGGCAGATTCGTCGGGAAACACAACCGTTGTTTCCGATGCGACCGTCCCAAGCACAATGGGAAGCCTTGTCCAGCCCTCTACAGGAACTGCAACACGTGCAACGAGCGTGGCCACTTCTCTGTCACATGTCGGAAGAAGCGGCTAAACAATCTTGGTTTCTCAAGGGAAGTTGAAGAGCCCGTTAAGGACGAGCAG TTGATCAATTCGCTGTCACTATCTGATGTTCTAGTGAACTGTTGCGTAGGCTCATCGGAACCAATATCATTCTTAATTGATTCCGGTGCAGATGCAAATGTGATCGGAGGTAAAGATTGGGAGTGCTTAGAAACGCAGGTTAAAAATGGCTCCGTGCATCTAGAGTTCGCTGATCGCACGGTTTACCCTCATCTCAAAGCATACGCCGCCGATCAACCAATGGCTGTTACAAAGATTTTTTGGGCGAAGATAGAGGTTAAAGGTTGTAGTAAGCCAGTAGTTCGAGCCAAATTTTTGGTGATTCCTAAGGGAGGTAGGTCGTTGTtggcagagatggcatttcacc TTCCGAAGACTGCCTGGGAAACCATCGCTCTTGATTTCAATGGGCCGTACGCCAAGTTCGGAGGAGTCTACATCCTGGTGGTGGTTGATTATCGCTCTCGGTACATAATTGCCCGTCCTGTAAAATCTACCAGTTTCGAGCAAACCAAAAGAGTTCTCGACGACATCTTCGAAAGAGAGGGATTTCCGGAAAGTATGAAGAGCGATAATGGGCCTCCGTTTAACGGAGATGATTATAGTCAGTTCTGTAATGAAAGAGGAATCAAGGCCATTTTTTCAACACCACATTTCCCTCAGCAAAACGGCATGGTTGAGAACTACATGAAAATAATCAACAAAGCTATGGCTGTTGCTGTCTCTACCGGATCGAACTACAATGAGGAGTTACAAGCTGCCATTCAAGCGCATAACGCAGCTTCCCACACTGTAACGAAAGTTGCCCCCGAAGAAATTATGCGTGGAAGAAGGATTAAACGTGGACTGCCACTCTTCAACCGAGACAGACCAGATCACGATGATGACGCACTTAATGAGAGAGACCGTGAAATGAAGCTTAAAGCTAAAGAACGTGAGGATATCCGTCGGGGAGCTCGCAAATGTCAGCTGATGCCTGGAGATACTGTAATAGTGGAGCGACTAACCCGGACGAAAGGAGATTCAAGGTTTGGAACACAACGTTATACGGTCATGCAACAAAACAATGGGAATCTTGTGCTCAGTGACGACGAAGGGCGGACTATCAAACGCCATGTCTCACAGACTAAGAAAGTGTTTGAATGGCGGTCTCGGCCAGCTAATAAAGATACTCTGCCGTGGGAGCACAAGGACGGAAACCCGGTCCAAAGGGCTGCAAGGAACAGAAAGGCCCCTAGCCATCTACAAGACTATGTTTGTATGGTAGAAGACAATTAA